The Chlamydia poikilotherma DNA segment TGTATCTCGAACAATACTTTCTGTAAGTGTTTTTCCAAATAAACGACAGTAGGCAGTGAGCTTATTAATAGCTCCTTCAAGTTGTCTAACATTTCCATAAATATGATCGGCAATATAGAAGGCGATTTCATTAGGAATAAGCAGACCTTTTTGTTCTGCTTTATGTTGTAAAATTGCTACACGAGTTTCTAAATCAGGAATTCCTACGTGAGCCACCAATCCCCATTCCATTCTAGCAATGATACGCTCTGATAATTTCAGTTGTCCTGGAGGCTTATCGCTAGTAATAACGATTTGTTTATTTAAATTAATTAGAGTCTCAAAAGTATTACAAAACTCTTCTTCAAAATTTTGTCTATTTTGCAAAAACTGGATATCATCGACAAGAAGTAGATCTAAAGAACGGTAAAAATTCTTCATTTTATCAATAGACTTCAGTCTGAGGTGTTGCACCAGATCATTGATGAAAGCTTCTGTAGTAATGCAATGAAGGCGAAGGTTTTTATGATGTTCTCTAACGTAGTGACCTACAGCATGGAGTAAATGTGTTTTTCCCAGGCCTACACCTCCATGGATAAATAGAGGGTTATAAGAGCGTCCGGGACGTCCTGCTATACCTACAGCTGCAGATTTGACAAATTGGTTTGAAGGGCCTTCTATGAAATTATCAAAACGGTAAACTGCGTTTAATTTTAATTCAAAGTCTTTAGATTCTTCAAAAGTTTCTGCAGGACTCTCTTGCTGCTCTCGAGGTGCAACAGGTTGCATAGGAGCTTTTTTGATTTCTGCAACAACAAATTCTAAAGCTGGCTCTCCTTGGGCATCAAGGGGAACGAAAGAACACAGATCTTGTTTATAATTATCAAGAAGGTAGTTTTGAACAAAGATATTGGGAACTTCTAAACGGATTTTTTCTTGAGTCTCTTCTATAATTTGAATAGGAGAAATCCAATTTTCAAAAGCCGTTTTGGAGCAACGTGTCTTAACATAATTCACAAACTGTTCCCAAGTACTACAATCGCTACAGGTTAACATGCTGCTCTCTTTAATATATCGAGAATTTTCTTATAGACGGGCAACTTATGCTCGTTTAGGAAGAAATTGCCAATGTACCATTGCTATTGATAAGCAATCAACAGTTTTTCTGCAAAAAACAGAAGGACGATTTCAAATGAATCAGGAATTACTATAAATACGAACGTAGCCGTTCTTAATAAATGTGGGCAAGATTAATTAGAAAGAGCAACGGGCTTCTTAATCGTTTTTTTAGGGTAGCTCATAAGCAAAGCTTCGGCGTCATTAGCAATTATAGAATCATCGCACGATGTAAGATAGACAGCTATGGCAGAAGCTTCGTCAATGCGATTCAAACAAAAGAGAGCTTTAGTTTTGTTTAGTAATGTAGGAAGATGATCTCCTTGCATCCGCAAAGCTTGATCTAGGACTCCTAAAGCTTTGGCATTCTCTCCAATTTGCAAATATAATCCGCCAAGAGTTTGGAAGTCATAAATACTTAATGGATCTAAAATAACCAAGGCTTCAAAAAAGAGAATGGCCTTTTTGTAATGTCCTTGACGAAGAAACATATATCCAGAAATGCGTAACTCTTCGAGTTCTTCATCTCCCCATCCTAAGATGGCTTTCCATTCATTATCCAACATATTTTAGCCTTGAACAAATTGAAAAATACGAGAAATAACATAATCGATCATGATATTAGAAGATTTCAATCCTACGTCAATAGCTTTGAGTAAGATTTTTCCCTCTTGAACGATAATGTCTTCTTCAGAATCAGAAGCTTCTTCTTCCTCTTCTTCGCTTTCTTCTTGATCTTTGTAAGAAAGAAAAGGTGTTACACGACTTTGATAAGAGAATTTTCCCCGAGTCAGAACCTTTAAATAGGAAGAAATTTTCTCTAAATCATCGTCTTGTTGATCAGGAGATCCTAATGAAGGTGCTAAATAAGGAGTCGAGAACCGCTGTTTATGGAAGTTATTTGGAGGCGAAAAGAAAGCCCAGTGGGTTTTCTTATTCGTCTGCATAAGAGAAGATAAAGCCGAAGGTTTTGGCGTCATGTCCAAAATTTGGGCATGTTTGGCCACATCACGGATCGTCAAACTTTCCATGTGAACTTCCTTGCGGAAATCATTCACTACTTTATTGTTAGACGCGTGTTTTTCGTAAACAGAGGTACTGTAATTAAAAATTTCTACCATAATACAGCCTTTAAAACCCTACTTTCTAAATCATAATAGGGTAAAGGAAAAAGTCAATAGTCTTAATTATTCTTAAAATCAAAAATAACAAATAATAGAAATCTTTCCCCATTCTCTCTAATGGTGTATATTTTTCTGGTGTTGTTGTTTTTAGAATGATTTAGGCATTTTTGTGTCCGAGACTCCTTCCCATATTCCGGTATTAGTAAACGAATGTTTGTCGTGGTTTTCTAATCGAAATCCACGATCTTTCTGTGACGTCACTGTAGGGGCTGGAGGTCATGCCGAGGCATTTCTTTCTACCTATCCTTCTATAATCTCTTATGATGGTTCTGATCGTGATACATCAGCTTTATCGTTAGCAAAGGAACG contains these protein-coding regions:
- the dnaA gene encoding chromosomal replication initiator protein DnaA gives rise to the protein MLTCSDCSTWEQFVNYVKTRCSKTAFENWISPIQIIEETQEKIRLEVPNIFVQNYLLDNYKQDLCSFVPLDAQGEPALEFVVAEIKKAPMQPVAPREQQESPAETFEESKDFELKLNAVYRFDNFIEGPSNQFVKSAAVGIAGRPGRSYNPLFIHGGVGLGKTHLLHAVGHYVREHHKNLRLHCITTEAFINDLVQHLRLKSIDKMKNFYRSLDLLLVDDIQFLQNRQNFEEEFCNTFETLINLNKQIVITSDKPPGQLKLSERIIARMEWGLVAHVGIPDLETRVAILQHKAEQKGLLIPNEIAFYIADHIYGNVRQLEGAINKLTAYCRLFGKTLTESIVRDTLKELFRSPSKQKVSVESILKSVATVFQVKLQDLKGTSRSKELVLARQVAMYLAKTLITDSLVAIGSAFGKTHSTVLYACKTIEQKIEKDETLTRQISLCKNHIVG
- a CDS encoding type III secretion chaperone; its protein translation is MLDNEWKAILGWGDEELEELRISGYMFLRQGHYKKAILFFEALVILDPLSIYDFQTLGGLYLQIGENAKALGVLDQALRMQGDHLPTLLNKTKALFCLNRIDEASAIAVYLTSCDDSIIANDAEALLMSYPKKTIKKPVALSN
- a CDS encoding DUF5399 family protein, whose product is MVEIFNYSTSVYEKHASNNKVVNDFRKEVHMESLTIRDVAKHAQILDMTPKPSALSSLMQTNKKTHWAFFSPPNNFHKQRFSTPYLAPSLGSPDQQDDDLEKISSYLKVLTRGKFSYQSRVTPFLSYKDQEESEEEEEEASDSEEDIIVQEGKILLKAIDVGLKSSNIMIDYVISRIFQFVQG